The Elusimicrobiota bacterium DNA window CAACATCTGTATTATCAGGAATATTGAACTCTACTGGATGAGAGTAGCCAACAAACAGTGTAAGTTTTTTACCGGTTAATTGTGCTTTATATCCAATACCTTGAATTTCAAGTTTTTTTTCAAACGGTGTAACAACTCCTTTTACCATATTATTTATGATAGCGCGGGTTGTTCCGTGCAGTGCGGTGAAATCATCGGATTCCCGTTTCACAACTATAGTATTGTTTTCTATGGATACTGAAATCTCAGGCTGAAAAATTTTTCTGAGTGTTCCTGCCGGACCGGTTACCGAAACTTCACTGCCCGTTATATTCACCTTCACATTATCAGGTATTGGTATCGGTTTATTACCTATTCTGCTCATTTAAAACCAGTGATTAAGTGATTAAGTGATTAAGTGATTAAATGCCGACCACTTAACCACTAACCACATAACCACTTGTTTTCTCACTGCCTCTTTTACCATACATAGCAGACAACTTCGCCACCTAAGTGTTCTTCACGTGCTTTAGAATCTGTCATCAGCCCTCGTGATGTAGAGATGATTGCTGTCCCTATTCCTTTTAACACTTTTGGCAGTTTGTCGGCTTTTTTATAAACCCGTTTAGATGGTTTTGATATTCGTTTTATATCTTTTATTATCGGTTGTTTGGCTGGTGTATATTTTAAGAAGATTCTCAAAATACCCTGCTTCTTATCATCAAGCCGTTTGTAATTTGAGATATATCCTTCTTCTTTCAAGATTTTTGCAATTTCTTCCTTCATATTTGACGATGGAATATCAACTTTTTCTTTGAATTTAGAACTCGCATTTTTTATCTGAACTATGAAATCTGAAATCGGATCGTGAACCATATTAACACCTTAACACCAAGTTAAAGGTATAAATCAAAGGTTAAAATTAAATGGAAAGTCAAGCAAATTTTATTTTAACCTTTAACCTTTAACCTGCCTTTAACCTGCCTCTTTCTTACCAACTTGATTTTTTGACGCCGGGTATTACACCTTTATGTGCAAAATTCCTGAAACAGATTCTACATAAACCGAAATCACGTAAATATCCACGCGGCCGACCACATATACGACATCTATTATATCTTCTTGTAGAATACTTAGGTACTTCTCGTTGCTTAATAATCAAACATTTCTTTGCCATAATAACTACACTCTATCTCTCCATCTTTCCATCTGTCTTTCTAAAAGGCATTCCCAGTGCTGATAATAGTTCTTTGGCTACTTCGTTTTTTTTTGCAGTTGTCACTATCGTGATATTCATCCCACGCACTTTATCGGATTTATCTAACACAACTTCTGGAAAAATATACTGCTCGGTCAAACCAAGATTGTAATTTCCCCGTCCATCAAATTTTGAAACTTCAAGCCCTCTGAAGTCCCTGATTTTAGGTATCGCTATATTCACCAGCCGGTCAAAAAACTCATACATCCTGTTCCCGCGTAATGTAACTTTCAAGCCAATTGGCATTCCTTTTCTTAACTTGAATGCTGATATAGATTTTTTGGCACGACGTAATAATGGTTTCTGACCGGTAATCGCTGCGAGTTCCGAAGATGCAATATCCATCGCTTTTGGATTTTCTTTGGCATCAGATACACCTATATTGATAACTATTTTGTCAAGTTTAGGCACTTGATGGATATTTTGCAGATTTAATTTTTTCAGCAAATCCGGAACAATAATTTTTTTATACGCTTCTTTTAATCGTGCCATATAACATCAGGTTAAAGGTTTAAGGTCAAAGGTTAAAATTTTAGGATTTTATTTTTATTTTTCCCTTTTCCATTTAACCTTTAATTTATACCTTTAATTTTAACCTTTTATTTTTACCTTTAACCTGCCTTTTATACAATCATCTCGCCGCATTTCCGACAGATACGTGATTTTGTACCATCAGAAAGTATCTCCCATTTCGGTCTTGTCGGTTTAGCACATTTCGGGCAGACAAGCATCAGCCGGGCAACAGGAATCGCAGCTTCTTTTTCTCGGATACCACCGGGGTCTGTTTGAGTCGGTTTGGTATGCCTTTTTATAAAATTAACTTTAGAGACTATCGCGGTATTCTTATCCGGAAAAATTTTAAGCACTTCGCCTGTTTTTCCTTTATCTTTACCTGCTAAAACAATAACTTTGTCTTTCTTTTTTATATGCATGATAAATTCAAGTTAATAGGACGCAGATTTTCGCAGAAAAAACAGATTTAAAATTTATATTTTTATAATCTTCGTAATCTGCGTACATCTGTGTACATCTGTGTCCAAAAAAGGAAATTCCTATGCTTTCAAGTTAAAAGTTAAAGGTTAAAATAACACAAAGTGTCATTTTTCCTCTTTTCCATTTTTCCTTTCATTTTCCCCTTTTACCTTTAACTTCGGTTATTCGGAAACGACAATTGTCAGATGACAGGTTTTTCGCTTGTAGGGATTCCCACGACCCATCGCACCTGCTCTCATTCTTTTTATAGGCGGTCCCATTGTTACAAATGCTTTTTTTACAAAAACTGTTTCCGGGTTTTTAAGCCGACCTGCATTGGCAACTGCCGACTTCAATGTCTTTGCTACTAATGGAACTGAACTTTTTTTAACAAAATTAAGCATAACATATGCGTCTGAAACGCGCTTATTTCGGATAAGATTCAGTATCTGACCAACTTTTCTGGATGAATATCTTGCAAATCTTGAATATGCTATCGCTTCCATATTAACACCTGAAAAGATGAAACTTCTTTTGACGGGATTAACAGGATTTTATTTAAAGTTTTATCCTGTAAATCCTGTCAGCTTCTTTTTTGTTTTTAATTTTAACCTTTAACCTTTTACCTTTAACTTGCCTTTAACCTGCCTTTACAATTCGCCACCGCTTAAGTTTTGATAGCGGTCTTGTTGGGGCTATTGTGACTTTATCGCCTGTTTTTGTTTTGTTCTGCTCGTCGTGCGCATAAAATCTGGTGGTACGTTTAACTACCTTCCCATAAAGTGGAAAATGGGTAGTTCTTGTAACCTCTACCACTCTAGTTCTGTTCATTTTGTCTGAAATTACAATACCTGTTTTTGTTTTGTTCATCTTATTATTGCGACCTTTCCCTGTGCTTTTATGTCATGCTCACCTGATTTTTTTGCCTTGATTGTGTAAATATATATTCCACTGGCAATATCTGAAACATTCCACGCATATTCATAAACATATTTGTCATTGATAACTGATGGCGGCTCATAGAGTTCTACTGAATGAACAATCTCGCCTGCTATATTATACAAATTTATTTGCAATT harbors:
- the rplF gene encoding 50S ribosomal protein L6; translated protein: MSRIGNKPIPIPDNVKVNITGSEVSVTGPAGTLRKIFQPEISVSIENNTIVVKRESDDFTALHGTTRAIINNMVKGVVTPFEKKLEIQGIGYKAQLTGKKLTLFVGYSHPVEFNIPDNTDVAVDPKGLVITLKSADKEKLGLIASQIRQTKEPDSYKGKGIRYLGEYIKKKPGKAAIGIGATGAVGGSAKK
- the rpsH gene encoding 30S ribosomal protein S8, with product MVHDPISDFIVQIKNASSKFKEKVDIPSSNMKEEIAKILKEEGYISNYKRLDDKKQGILRIFLKYTPAKQPIIKDIKRISKPSKRVYKKADKLPKVLKGIGTAIISTSRGLMTDSKAREEHLGGEVVCYVW
- a CDS encoding type Z 30S ribosomal protein S14, which translates into the protein MAKKCLIIKQREVPKYSTRRYNRCRICGRPRGYLRDFGLCRICFRNFAHKGVIPGVKKSSW
- the rplE gene encoding 50S ribosomal protein L5 — its product is MARLKEAYKKIIVPDLLKKLNLQNIHQVPKLDKIVINIGVSDAKENPKAMDIASSELAAITGQKPLLRRAKKSISAFKLRKGMPIGLKVTLRGNRMYEFFDRLVNIAIPKIRDFRGLEVSKFDGRGNYNLGLTEQYIFPEVVLDKSDKVRGMNITIVTTAKKNEVAKELLSALGMPFRKTDGKMER
- the rplX gene encoding 50S ribosomal protein L24: MHIKKKDKVIVLAGKDKGKTGEVLKIFPDKNTAIVSKVNFIKRHTKPTQTDPGGIREKEAAIPVARLMLVCPKCAKPTRPKWEILSDGTKSRICRKCGEMIV
- the rplV gene encoding 50S ribosomal protein L22, which produces MEAIAYSRFARYSSRKVGQILNLIRNKRVSDAYVMLNFVKKSSVPLVAKTLKSAVANAGRLKNPETVFVKKAFVTMGPPIKRMRAGAMGRGNPYKRKTCHLTIVVSE
- the rpsQ gene encoding 30S ribosomal protein S17 produces the protein MNKTKTGIVISDKMNRTRVVEVTRTTHFPLYGKVVKRTTRFYAHDEQNKTKTGDKVTIAPTRPLSKLKRWRIVKAG